One Streptomyces sp. NBC_00102 DNA segment encodes these proteins:
- a CDS encoding carbohydrate ABC transporter permease: MSTVTGKAAQTAKGPEGRATAKSPAAGPGASQGRQVRRKPLGRQNAAGWLFSTPFLVLFLVFMAFPILATLVMSFTDFGLRNVTHPLDAKFIGFENYVNLFGDEKFLRSLLNTGYFVVVGVPLTIVIGLVVAVLLNNGIDRARTFFRVGFYAPVVTTIVAVAVVWRFVLDPSDGLISGLFSEVGLTGPDFLGSEALAMPSMIAMAVWRNVGTVMVLFIAGLQAIPTEVREAARLDGAGVWAEFKGITVPLLRPTMLYATVITTIGYLNVFEEPFVMTQGGPSDSTLTVSLNMYREGFNFFHMGYASAMAYVLFVVIMAITVLQLRLLKDNTK, translated from the coding sequence ATGAGCACCGTGACCGGAAAGGCCGCGCAGACGGCCAAGGGACCGGAAGGGCGGGCGACCGCGAAGTCGCCCGCCGCCGGGCCCGGCGCATCGCAGGGCCGTCAGGTCCGCAGGAAGCCGCTGGGGAGGCAGAACGCGGCGGGCTGGCTCTTCTCCACCCCGTTCCTCGTCCTGTTCCTCGTCTTCATGGCCTTCCCGATCCTCGCCACCCTGGTGATGAGCTTCACCGACTTCGGGCTGCGCAACGTGACGCACCCGCTGGACGCGAAGTTCATCGGCTTCGAGAACTACGTCAACCTCTTCGGTGACGAGAAGTTCCTGCGGTCGCTGCTGAACACCGGGTACTTCGTGGTCGTCGGCGTGCCGCTGACCATCGTGATCGGCCTGGTCGTCGCCGTACTGCTGAACAACGGCATCGACCGCGCCCGGACGTTCTTCCGGGTGGGCTTCTACGCCCCGGTGGTCACCACCATCGTCGCGGTCGCCGTGGTGTGGCGCTTCGTGCTCGACCCGAGCGACGGCCTGATCTCCGGCCTGTTCTCCGAAGTCGGCCTGACCGGGCCGGACTTCCTCGGGTCCGAGGCGCTCGCCATGCCGTCGATGATCGCCATGGCGGTCTGGCGGAACGTCGGTACGGTCATGGTGCTCTTCATCGCCGGACTCCAGGCCATCCCGACCGAGGTCCGGGAGGCCGCGCGCCTCGACGGCGCGGGTGTCTGGGCGGAGTTCAAGGGCATCACCGTCCCGCTGCTGCGGCCGACGATGCTCTACGCCACCGTCATCACCACCATCGGCTACCTCAACGTCTTCGAGGAGCCCTTCGTGATGACCCAGGGTGGGCCCTCGGACTCGACCCTCACCGTCTCGCTGAACATGTACCGCGAAGGCTTCAACTTCTTCCACATGGGCTACGCCAGTGCCATGGCGTACGTCCTGTTCGTGGTGATCATGGCCATCACGGTGCTCCAGCTCCGACTGCTGAAGGACAACACCAAATGA
- a CDS encoding sugar ABC transporter substrate-binding protein, whose translation MPRTARITVSAGIAAALAFGITACGGSGSGSVAADKKQTLTVWAMGAEGEKLADVAKVYEKAHPNVTVKVTPVGWDVAHQKLVSAAAAGTMPDVAQMGGSYMGEFSDLGVLEPVDTKTFAEKDYFPAGWSQGEVDGTAYGVPWYVDTRVLYYRTDLAKKAGITKAPTTWKEMQALATAYQKDAGTKWGLSIQPSGLDTVQNFYPFLYSAGGDIIDGKGKVVIDSPAAVKALKEYGSYFDKGLSNKSVQPGYDVVKDFGNGRVPMFFGGPWHVTLLDEGQPQLKGKWAVANVPADASSTSMAGGSSLVISKDSEHKAAATEFIKYLTGTEGQADWYERTKDLPANTNAWTSGTLADDADLQVFKKQMDTAKASPTLSNLTEITDKVDQAIAKVTQGKASAEDALKTAQSQIESLVK comes from the coding sequence ATGCCCCGCACCGCCAGAATCACCGTCTCCGCCGGGATAGCGGCCGCTCTCGCCTTCGGCATCACCGCTTGCGGCGGCTCCGGAAGCGGCTCCGTCGCCGCTGACAAGAAGCAGACGCTGACCGTCTGGGCCATGGGTGCCGAGGGTGAGAAGCTCGCCGACGTCGCCAAGGTCTACGAGAAGGCCCACCCGAACGTCACGGTGAAGGTGACTCCGGTCGGCTGGGACGTCGCCCACCAGAAGCTGGTCTCCGCCGCTGCCGCCGGCACCATGCCGGACGTGGCCCAGATGGGCGGCAGTTACATGGGCGAGTTCTCCGACCTCGGCGTGCTGGAGCCGGTCGACACCAAGACCTTCGCCGAGAAGGACTACTTCCCGGCGGGCTGGAGCCAGGGCGAAGTGGACGGCACCGCGTACGGCGTGCCGTGGTACGTCGACACCCGCGTCCTCTACTACCGCACCGACCTGGCGAAGAAGGCCGGCATCACCAAGGCTCCGACCACCTGGAAGGAGATGCAGGCCCTCGCCACCGCGTACCAGAAGGACGCGGGCACCAAGTGGGGCCTCTCCATCCAGCCCAGCGGTCTGGACACGGTGCAGAACTTCTACCCGTTCCTGTACTCGGCCGGCGGCGACATCATCGACGGCAAGGGCAAGGTCGTCATCGACAGCCCCGCCGCCGTCAAGGCGCTGAAGGAGTACGGCTCCTACTTCGACAAGGGCCTCTCCAACAAGTCGGTGCAGCCCGGCTACGACGTGGTGAAGGACTTCGGCAACGGCCGCGTCCCGATGTTCTTCGGCGGTCCGTGGCACGTGACCCTCCTCGACGAGGGCCAGCCGCAGCTGAAGGGCAAGTGGGCCGTGGCGAACGTACCGGCCGACGCCTCCTCCACCTCGATGGCGGGCGGCTCCTCCCTGGTGATCTCCAAGGACAGCGAGCACAAGGCCGCGGCCACCGAGTTCATCAAGTACCTGACCGGCACCGAGGGCCAGGCCGACTGGTACGAGCGCACCAAGGACCTGCCGGCGAACACGAACGCGTGGACCTCCGGCACCCTCGCCGACGACGCCGACCTCCAGGTCTTCAAGAAGCAGATGGACACCGCCAAGGCGTCGCCGACCCTCTCGAACCTGACGGAGATCACCGACAAGGTCGACCAGGCCATCGCCAAGGTGACCCAGGGCAAGGCTTCGGCCGAGGACGCGCTGAAGACCGCGCAGTCCCAGATCGAAAGCCTCGTGAAGTAG
- a CDS encoding acetylxylan esterase — MPSPAHAFPFDPRHGHTRETLLGVPAPTAPEDFEAFWRGRYEEALAVDTAPELGPVEAERDGVRVHGVTYTSVGGVRLGGWVALPDGTPSPGGGGAARYGFVVGHGYGGRDRPGPDLPLPLPGAAAILPCVRGMGTRGLVPGIPDTADAHVLTGIGARDTYVLGGCVADLWCAASALLTLVPELELPGAPRLGYLGESFGGGLGALALPWDERFGAAQLTVPTFGNHPLRLTLPCTGSGEAVRAHHREHPGVTEVLAYFDAATAATRLTLPTLVAAALFDPAVPPPGQFAVYNALAGVRELRVLTAGHFAYRGIAEEIRELRAHRERFFREHLGE, encoded by the coding sequence ATGCCCTCACCTGCCCACGCGTTCCCCTTCGACCCGCGCCACGGCCACACCCGCGAAACCCTGTTGGGCGTCCCCGCCCCCACCGCCCCCGAGGACTTCGAGGCGTTCTGGCGCGGCCGGTACGAGGAAGCCCTCGCGGTCGACACCGCGCCGGAGCTCGGCCCCGTGGAGGCGGAGCGGGACGGGGTACGTGTCCACGGGGTGACGTACACCTCGGTCGGCGGGGTACGGCTGGGCGGCTGGGTCGCCCTCCCGGACGGCACGCCTTCGCCCGGGGGCGGGGGCGCCGCCCGGTACGGCTTCGTCGTCGGGCACGGCTACGGCGGGCGCGACCGGCCCGGCCCGGACCTGCCGCTCCCGCTGCCCGGGGCGGCGGCGATCCTGCCCTGCGTACGAGGGATGGGCACCCGGGGGCTCGTCCCGGGCATCCCGGACACCGCGGACGCGCACGTCCTCACCGGCATCGGCGCCCGCGACACGTACGTCCTCGGCGGGTGCGTGGCCGACCTCTGGTGCGCCGCCTCCGCGCTGCTCACGCTCGTACCGGAGCTGGAGCTGCCGGGAGCGCCGCGCCTCGGCTACCTCGGCGAGAGCTTCGGCGGTGGGCTCGGCGCCCTCGCGCTGCCCTGGGACGAGCGGTTCGGCGCCGCCCAGCTCACCGTGCCGACCTTCGGCAACCACCCGCTGCGCCTCACGCTCCCTTGCACCGGAAGCGGCGAGGCGGTACGCGCCCACCACCGGGAGCACCCCGGAGTCACCGAGGTGCTGGCCTACTTCGACGCGGCGACGGCGGCGACCCGGCTGACCCTGCCGACGCTGGTCGCCGCGGCCCTGTTCGACCCGGCCGTACCGCCGCCGGGCCAGTTCGCCGTGTACAACGCGCTGGCCGGGGTGCGGGAGCTCCGGGTGCTGACCGCGGGGCATTTCGCGTACCGGGGCATCGCGGAGGAGATCCGCGAACTGCGCGCGCACCGGGAACGGTTCTTCCGCGAGCACCTCGGGGAGTGA
- a CDS encoding LacI family DNA-binding transcriptional regulator, which yields MSAPTVYDVAERSGVSIATVSRVYRTPDSVRAQTRERVLAAARELGYVPSGNARGLASRTTGVLGLCFPDYADPDAESAAALTDDGDDDNAVMLYSDQIIRGMERAARRHGYALLIAASLDGGPESLVAKVAGRVDGFAVLARTVPTEDLDVISRRLPVVMLAGPREIDHLDHVEVANRDGERELARHLIDDHGLRRLVFVGGEADSPDAEARFEGFRQACREAGLPVPDQPELRVAMMTQAEGARAAEALLDRADGAGTARPEAMLFANDQMAVGALQALERRGVRVPEDIAVTGFDGIPLSRLVRPALTTVRQPIRRLGEEAAELLVKRLGDRDRDPVSVELPVALARRESCGCG from the coding sequence GTGAGTGCCCCCACGGTGTACGACGTCGCGGAGCGTTCCGGCGTCTCCATCGCCACGGTCTCCCGCGTCTACCGCACCCCGGACTCGGTCCGGGCCCAGACCCGGGAACGGGTCCTGGCGGCGGCGCGCGAGCTGGGCTACGTACCGAGCGGGAACGCCCGGGGCCTGGCCAGCCGCACCACGGGCGTGCTCGGGCTCTGCTTCCCCGACTACGCCGACCCCGATGCCGAGAGCGCGGCGGCGCTCACCGACGACGGCGACGACGACAACGCCGTGATGCTCTACTCCGACCAGATCATCCGGGGCATGGAACGGGCCGCCCGCAGGCACGGTTACGCCCTGCTGATCGCCGCCTCGCTGGACGGCGGGCCGGAGAGCCTGGTGGCGAAGGTCGCCGGCCGGGTCGACGGCTTCGCCGTCCTCGCGCGGACCGTGCCGACCGAGGACCTCGACGTCATCTCGCGGCGGCTCCCGGTCGTGATGCTGGCCGGCCCCCGCGAGATAGACCACCTCGACCATGTCGAGGTGGCCAACAGGGACGGGGAACGCGAACTCGCCCGGCACCTCATCGACGACCACGGACTGCGCCGGCTCGTCTTCGTCGGCGGCGAGGCGGACTCCCCGGACGCCGAGGCCCGCTTCGAGGGCTTCCGGCAGGCGTGCCGGGAAGCCGGGCTGCCGGTACCGGACCAGCCGGAGCTGCGCGTCGCGATGATGACCCAGGCGGAGGGTGCCCGCGCCGCCGAGGCGCTGCTCGACCGCGCGGACGGGGCCGGGACCGCCCGGCCCGAGGCGATGCTCTTCGCCAACGACCAGATGGCCGTGGGGGCCCTCCAGGCGCTGGAGCGCCGGGGGGTGCGGGTGCCGGAGGACATCGCGGTGACCGGCTTCGACGGCATCCCGCTGAGCCGTCTCGTACGCCCGGCCCTGACCACGGTCCGCCAGCCCATCCGGCGGCTCGGCGAGGAGGCCGCGGAGCTGCTGGTGAAGCGCCTCGGCGACCGCGACCGCGACCCGGTCTCGGTGGAGCTCCCGGTGGCCCTGGCCCGCCGCGAGAGCTGCGGCTGCGGGTAG
- a CDS encoding MarR family winged helix-turn-helix transcriptional regulator: MPDTTETPATQPTTPPADDPAPDVLAVRLAAVVSRLLRKLRTESAESLLTPSQRSVLARLESDGPATTAALARAEFVRPQSMRLTLAALESQELVDRAPDPEDGRKSLVSVNAAGRATLAGLRAAKHDWLTEALGAEMDEAERRAVAKAVTLLDRLVEQ, encoded by the coding sequence ATGCCCGATACGACCGAAACCCCAGCCACGCAGCCGACCACGCCCCCTGCGGACGACCCCGCTCCGGACGTGCTGGCCGTGCGGCTCGCGGCGGTGGTCAGCCGGCTCCTCCGCAAGCTGCGCACCGAGTCCGCGGAGAGCCTGCTCACCCCGTCGCAGCGGTCCGTACTGGCCCGGCTGGAGAGCGACGGGCCCGCCACCACGGCGGCTCTCGCGCGTGCGGAGTTCGTACGCCCGCAGTCGATGCGCCTGACGCTCGCCGCACTGGAGAGCCAGGAGCTGGTCGACCGGGCACCCGACCCCGAGGACGGGCGCAAGTCGCTCGTCTCCGTCAACGCCGCCGGTCGGGCCACGCTGGCCGGTCTCCGGGCCGCCAAGCACGACTGGCTGACCGAGGCCCTCGGCGCCGAGATGGACGAGGCCGAGCGCCGGGCCGTGGCGAAGGCGGTCACCCTTCTCGACCGGCTGGTGGAGCAGTGA
- a CDS encoding MFS transporter: MSAARGTQAATPPLIPSAVTGTSGPATPVKGKGGTGGAPGTPGFGARLTAPLLIGSLVNPLNTTMISTALVAIGHSYSVGAAGTAWLISVLYLTSAVAQPVLGKLADSIGPRRVFIAGLIVVLISGLVGAFALSFGWLLVSRLLLGIGSAAAYPASMSILRHEGLRVGRTPPRPVLARLSFAAVGSTAVGPTLGGVLVMLVGWRGIFAVNVPVALIALVTAILWIPADRSRVPAADGSRPKTDIDPLGIGLFSTALTLLAFFLLDLEHPQWWLLLPFVVVGALLVRWQLRTPSPFIDLRALVSNGALTRTYLRHGLGYLLVYCVMYGLTQWLEEVRGFSSGETGLLMLPMSIAALACSLLAARTKGIRGPLTLACLLLAAGSVLLGFLSGSSPLVLLLIAGACFGIPQGLIGTSNQAAVAQFSPAESIGSAAGLQRTAQYIGAITASSMIALAYGQAATDAGLHLMAWIAAGLGVLLIVLTLTDRALRTPHAS; encoded by the coding sequence GTGAGCGCGGCGCGCGGCACGCAGGCCGCGACCCCGCCGCTCATACCCTCGGCGGTGACCGGCACCTCCGGTCCCGCCACCCCGGTCAAGGGCAAGGGCGGCACCGGCGGCGCCCCCGGGACGCCCGGCTTCGGCGCCCGGCTGACGGCGCCCCTGCTGATCGGCTCGCTGGTCAACCCGCTCAACACCACCATGATCTCGACCGCCCTGGTCGCGATCGGGCACAGCTACTCCGTGGGCGCGGCCGGAACCGCCTGGCTGATCTCCGTCCTCTATCTCACCAGCGCCGTCGCGCAGCCGGTGCTCGGCAAGCTCGCCGACTCCATCGGTCCGCGCCGGGTGTTCATCGCCGGGCTGATCGTGGTCCTGATCTCCGGACTGGTCGGCGCCTTCGCCCTCTCCTTCGGCTGGCTGCTCGTCTCCCGGCTGCTGCTGGGCATCGGCAGCGCCGCCGCCTACCCGGCCTCGATGTCGATCCTCCGCCACGAGGGCCTCCGGGTCGGCCGTACCCCGCCTCGGCCGGTCCTCGCCCGGCTCTCGTTCGCCGCGGTCGGCAGCACCGCCGTCGGCCCGACGCTCGGGGGTGTGCTGGTGATGCTCGTCGGCTGGCGGGGCATCTTCGCGGTCAACGTGCCCGTGGCGCTGATCGCGCTCGTCACCGCGATTCTGTGGATTCCGGCCGACCGGTCCCGGGTGCCCGCCGCTGACGGCAGCCGCCCGAAGACCGACATCGACCCGCTCGGCATCGGGCTCTTCTCCACCGCGCTGACGCTGCTCGCCTTCTTCCTGCTCGACCTGGAGCACCCGCAGTGGTGGCTGCTGCTGCCCTTCGTGGTGGTCGGCGCCCTGCTGGTCCGGTGGCAGCTGCGGACCCCGTCGCCCTTCATCGACCTGCGGGCGCTCGTCTCCAACGGCGCGCTCACCCGCACGTACCTGCGGCACGGGCTCGGCTATCTGCTCGTCTACTGCGTGATGTACGGACTGACGCAGTGGCTGGAGGAGGTCCGCGGGTTCTCGTCCGGCGAGACCGGTCTGCTGATGCTCCCGATGTCCATCGCCGCCCTGGCCTGCTCGCTCCTCGCAGCCCGTACGAAGGGCATCCGGGGGCCGCTCACGCTGGCCTGTCTGCTCCTCGCCGCCGGCTCCGTGCTGCTGGGCTTCCTCTCCGGGAGCTCCCCGCTCGTGCTGCTGCTGATCGCGGGCGCCTGCTTCGGCATCCCGCAGGGGCTGATCGGTACGAGCAACCAGGCGGCGGTCGCGCAGTTCTCGCCGGCCGAGTCCATCGGCTCGGCGGCCGGGCTCCAGCGCACCGCGCAGTACATCGGCGCGATCACCGCCTCCAGCATGATCGCCCTCGCCTACGGCCAGGCCGCCACGGACGCCGGTCTGCACCTCATGGCGTGGATCGCGGCCGGGCTCGGGGTATTGCTGATCGTCCTGACCCTCACGGACCGGGCGCTGCGCACCCCGCACGCCTCCTGA
- a CDS encoding isochorismatase family protein — MTATTLDAKTALVVIDLQKGILELPIIHSGEEIVAKAAELSEAFRAKDLPVVLVRVTGGAPGRTDAGHGGGRPPADLADLVPGLGRQDSDIVVTKQQWGAFYGTDLDLQLRRRGVTQIVLLGVATSIGVESTARFAHEYGYNVTVVTDAISDMDAGSHANSVEKIFPRLGETATTAEIIKLLG, encoded by the coding sequence ATGACCGCCACCACCCTCGACGCGAAGACCGCGCTCGTCGTCATCGACCTGCAGAAGGGCATTCTGGAGCTCCCGATCATCCACTCCGGCGAGGAGATCGTCGCCAAGGCCGCCGAGCTCTCCGAGGCGTTCCGCGCCAAGGACCTGCCCGTCGTGCTGGTCCGCGTCACCGGCGGTGCCCCGGGCCGCACCGACGCCGGTCACGGCGGCGGCCGGCCGCCGGCCGACTTGGCCGACCTGGTCCCCGGCCTCGGCCGCCAGGACAGCGACATCGTCGTCACCAAGCAGCAGTGGGGCGCCTTCTACGGCACCGACCTGGACCTCCAGCTCCGCCGCCGCGGCGTCACCCAGATCGTGCTGCTCGGTGTCGCCACCAGCATCGGTGTCGAGTCCACCGCCCGCTTCGCCCACGAGTACGGCTACAACGTCACCGTCGTGACCGACGCGATCAGCGACATGGACGCCGGCTCGCACGCCAACTCCGTCGAGAAGATCTTCCCGCGCCTCGGCGAGACCGCCACCACCGCGGAGATCATCAAGCTCCTCGGCTGA